A genomic segment from Sciurus carolinensis chromosome 1, mSciCar1.2, whole genome shotgun sequence encodes:
- the Prkaa2 gene encoding 5'-AMP-activated protein kinase catalytic subunit alpha-2 isoform X1: MAEKQKHDGRVKIGHYVLGDTLGVGTFGKVKIGEHQLTGHKVAVKILNRQKIRSLDVVGKIKREIQNLKLFRHPHIIKLYQVISTPTDFFMVMEYVSGGELFDYICKHGRVEEMEARRLFQQILSAVDYCHRHMVVHRDLKPENVLLDAHMNAKIADFGLSNMMSDGEFLRTSCGSPNYAAPEVISGRLYAGPEVDIWSCGVILYALLCGTLPFDDEHVPTLFKKIRGGVFYIPEYLNRSVATLLMHMLQVDPLKRATIKDIREHEWFKQDLPNYLFPEDPSYDANVIDDEAVKEVCEKFECTESEVMNSLYSGDPQDQLAVAYHLIIDNRRIMNQASEFYLASSPPTGSFMDDSAMHIPPGLKPHPERMPPLIADSPKARCPLDALNTTKPKSLAVKKAKWHLGIRSQSKPYDIMAEVYRAMKQLDFEWKVVNAYHLRVRRKNPVTGNYVKMSLQLYLVDNRSYLLDFKSIDDEVVEQRSGSSTPQRSCSAAGLHRPRSSFDSTTAESHSLSGSLTGSLTGSTLSSVSPRLGSHTMDFFEMCASLITTLAR; the protein is encoded by the exons ttGGAGAACATCAATTGACAGGCCATAAAGTGGCAGTTAAAATCTTAAATAGACAGAAGATTCGCAGTTTAGATGTTGTTGGAAAAATAAAACgagaaattcaaaatctaaaactCTTCCGTCATCCTCATATTATCAAACT ataccaGGTGATCAGCACTCCAACAGATTTTTTTATGGTAATGGAATATGTGTCTGGAGGTGAATTATTTGATTACATCTGTAAACATGGTCGG GTTGAAGAGATGGAAGCCAGGCGACTGTTTCAGCAGATTCTGTCTGCTGTGGATTATTGTCACAGGCATATGGTTGTTCATCGAGACCTGAAACCAGAGAATGTGCTATTGGATGCACATATGAACGCCAAGATAGCTGATTTTG GATTATCCAATATGATGTCAGATGGTGAATTTCTACGAACCAGTTGTGGATCTCCAAATTATGCAGCACCGGAAGTCATCTCAGGCAG ATTGTATGCAGGTCCGGAAGTTGATATCTGGAGCTGTGGTGTTATCTTGTATGCTCTTCTTTGTGGCACCCTCCCATTTGATGATGAGCACGTACCTACATTGTTTAAGAAGATCCGAGGGGGTGTGTTTTATATTCCAGAATATCTCAACCGTTCTGTTGCCACTCTCCTGATGCATATGCTGCAGGTTGACCCCCTAAAACGAGCAACTATCAAAGACATAAG AGAACATGAATGGTTTAAACAAGATTTGCCCAATTACTTATTTCCTGAAGACCCCTCTTATGATGCTAATGTTATTGATGATGAGGCTGTGAAAGAAGTATGTGAAAAATTTGAGTGTACAGAATCAGAAGTAATGAACAGTTTATATAGTGGTGACCCTCAAGACCAGCTTGCAGTGGCTTATCATCTTATCATTGACAATCGGAGAATAATGAACCAAGCCAGTGAGTTCTACCTCGCCTCTAGTCCTCCGACTGGTTCTTTTATGGATGATAGTGCCATGCATATTCCCCCAGGCCTGAAACCTCATCCAGAAAGAATGCCACCTCTTATAGCAGACAGCCCCAAAGCACGATGTCCATTGGACGCACTGAATACGACTAAGCCCAAGTCTTTAGCTGTGAAAAAAGCTAAGTGGCATCTTGGAATCCGAAGCCAGAGCAAACCATATGACATTATGGCTGAAGTTTACCGGGCTATGAAGCAGCTGGATTTTGAATGGAAG GTAGTGAATGCATACCATCTTCGTGTAAGAAGAAAAAATCCAGTGACTGGCAATTATGTGAAAATGAGCTTACAACTTTACCTGGTTGATAATAGGAGCTATCTTTTGGATTTTAAAAGCATTGATG ATGAGGTGGTAGAGCAGAGATCTGGTTCCTCAACACCTCAGCGTTCCTGTTCTGCTGCTGGCTTACACAGACCAAGATCCAGCTTTGATTCTACAACTGCAGAGAGCCACTCACTTTCTGGCTCTCTCACTGGCTCTTTGACTGGAAGCACATTGTCTTCAGTTTCCCCTCGCCTGGGCAGTCACACCATGGATTTTTTTGAAATGTGTGCCAGTCTGATCACTACTTTAGCCCGTTGA
- the Prkaa2 gene encoding 5'-AMP-activated protein kinase catalytic subunit alpha-2 isoform X2 — MVMEYVSGGELFDYICKHGRVEEMEARRLFQQILSAVDYCHRHMVVHRDLKPENVLLDAHMNAKIADFGLSNMMSDGEFLRTSCGSPNYAAPEVISGRLYAGPEVDIWSCGVILYALLCGTLPFDDEHVPTLFKKIRGGVFYIPEYLNRSVATLLMHMLQVDPLKRATIKDIREHEWFKQDLPNYLFPEDPSYDANVIDDEAVKEVCEKFECTESEVMNSLYSGDPQDQLAVAYHLIIDNRRIMNQASEFYLASSPPTGSFMDDSAMHIPPGLKPHPERMPPLIADSPKARCPLDALNTTKPKSLAVKKAKWHLGIRSQSKPYDIMAEVYRAMKQLDFEWKVVNAYHLRVRRKNPVTGNYVKMSLQLYLVDNRSYLLDFKSIDDEVVEQRSGSSTPQRSCSAAGLHRPRSSFDSTTAESHSLSGSLTGSLTGSTLSSVSPRLGSHTMDFFEMCASLITTLAR; from the exons ATGGTAATGGAATATGTGTCTGGAGGTGAATTATTTGATTACATCTGTAAACATGGTCGG GTTGAAGAGATGGAAGCCAGGCGACTGTTTCAGCAGATTCTGTCTGCTGTGGATTATTGTCACAGGCATATGGTTGTTCATCGAGACCTGAAACCAGAGAATGTGCTATTGGATGCACATATGAACGCCAAGATAGCTGATTTTG GATTATCCAATATGATGTCAGATGGTGAATTTCTACGAACCAGTTGTGGATCTCCAAATTATGCAGCACCGGAAGTCATCTCAGGCAG ATTGTATGCAGGTCCGGAAGTTGATATCTGGAGCTGTGGTGTTATCTTGTATGCTCTTCTTTGTGGCACCCTCCCATTTGATGATGAGCACGTACCTACATTGTTTAAGAAGATCCGAGGGGGTGTGTTTTATATTCCAGAATATCTCAACCGTTCTGTTGCCACTCTCCTGATGCATATGCTGCAGGTTGACCCCCTAAAACGAGCAACTATCAAAGACATAAG AGAACATGAATGGTTTAAACAAGATTTGCCCAATTACTTATTTCCTGAAGACCCCTCTTATGATGCTAATGTTATTGATGATGAGGCTGTGAAAGAAGTATGTGAAAAATTTGAGTGTACAGAATCAGAAGTAATGAACAGTTTATATAGTGGTGACCCTCAAGACCAGCTTGCAGTGGCTTATCATCTTATCATTGACAATCGGAGAATAATGAACCAAGCCAGTGAGTTCTACCTCGCCTCTAGTCCTCCGACTGGTTCTTTTATGGATGATAGTGCCATGCATATTCCCCCAGGCCTGAAACCTCATCCAGAAAGAATGCCACCTCTTATAGCAGACAGCCCCAAAGCACGATGTCCATTGGACGCACTGAATACGACTAAGCCCAAGTCTTTAGCTGTGAAAAAAGCTAAGTGGCATCTTGGAATCCGAAGCCAGAGCAAACCATATGACATTATGGCTGAAGTTTACCGGGCTATGAAGCAGCTGGATTTTGAATGGAAG GTAGTGAATGCATACCATCTTCGTGTAAGAAGAAAAAATCCAGTGACTGGCAATTATGTGAAAATGAGCTTACAACTTTACCTGGTTGATAATAGGAGCTATCTTTTGGATTTTAAAAGCATTGATG ATGAGGTGGTAGAGCAGAGATCTGGTTCCTCAACACCTCAGCGTTCCTGTTCTGCTGCTGGCTTACACAGACCAAGATCCAGCTTTGATTCTACAACTGCAGAGAGCCACTCACTTTCTGGCTCTCTCACTGGCTCTTTGACTGGAAGCACATTGTCTTCAGTTTCCCCTCGCCTGGGCAGTCACACCATGGATTTTTTTGAAATGTGTGCCAGTCTGATCACTACTTTAGCCCGTTGA